One Bacteroidales bacterium genomic window carries:
- a CDS encoding 4Fe-4S dicluster domain-containing protein yields MGRLYDLLNQDVRFGEGLKACINCGTCTAICPAAEFYNYDPRILATTLQSRDEEQIEALLKSDFIWYCGECMSCKTRCPRGNVPGLLISVVRSLSQDLGYFVESEKGRQQLAIKRTIGEWILKHGYCLYPQEIELESHPEQGPVWGWITDNLKEVLGRFEAHYQEEGPGILRKIPQESLDELKRIFDVTGGTERFEKLEEFSRKKAEEMGKEFSPGQKSEYYLHVYNFNSNKHGKNEH; encoded by the coding sequence ATGGGGCGACTCTACGACTTGCTCAACCAGGATGTCAGGTTCGGGGAAGGACTGAAAGCCTGCATCAATTGCGGAACCTGCACCGCTATTTGCCCGGCTGCTGAGTTTTACAATTATGATCCCCGTATCCTTGCGACTACGCTTCAAAGCCGCGATGAAGAGCAGATCGAAGCCTTGTTGAAAAGTGATTTTATCTGGTATTGCGGGGAATGTATGTCGTGCAAAACACGCTGTCCTCGTGGGAACGTCCCTGGTTTGCTGATTTCCGTCGTACGTTCCTTATCGCAGGACCTCGGCTATTTCGTGGAATCGGAAAAAGGGAGGCAGCAGCTTGCTATTAAAAGAACTATCGGGGAATGGATCCTCAAGCATGGCTATTGTCTCTATCCCCAGGAAATCGAATTGGAATCACATCCCGAACAGGGTCCCGTCTGGGGCTGGATAACTGATAATCTTAAAGAGGTTTTAGGACGCTTTGAAGCCCATTACCAGGAAGAAGGGCCGGGAATCCTGCGTAAGATCCCACAGGAATCGCTTGATGAACTGAAAAGGATTTTTGATGTCACAGGCGGGACGGAACGGTTTGAAAAGCTGGAGGAATTCTCAAGGAAGAAAGCTGAAGAAATGGGCAAAGAATTCAGCCCGGGCCAGAAAAGCGAGTATTATCTTCACGTTTATAACTTCAATAGCAATAAGCACGGCAAAAATGAACATTGA